Genomic DNA from Enterococcus saccharolyticus subsp. saccharolyticus:
GCGTTGCATACATTCATTGATTATATTTTCCAAGCTGGATTTACGTTCTCTTACAACGAAGATGGTTCAATGAATCAATTATTAGCTGAGAAAGAAATCATTTTATTAAATGCTCGCGGTGGCGTTTACTCAGGTGAAATGAGCGGTATGGAAACAGCTGTAACCTTTATGGAAAAAGTCTTCGGCGGAATGTTTGGCATGACTATTACGGATGAAGTGATTATTGAAGGACACAATGCTGACCCATCGAAAACAGCTGAGATTATTGCAGAAGGAATGACACGTGTCGCAACTGTAGCAAAAAAATTCTAATTAAGTAAAGAAACGTCTGATGTCTCAATACATCGAACGTTTCTTTTTTATACAAAAATAGATATACTAGAACATGAAATGAGGGATGTGTGATGAAAGAAAATAAATACAATGACGAGAATTTTTTTCAAAAGTACAGCGCAATGTCTCGCTCCACAGAAGGATTAAAAGGTGCTGGAGAATGGCCAGAATTGCAAAAGATTCTACCTGGTTTTCAAGAAAAGAGCGTATTGGACTGAGGGTGTGGTTATGGTTGGCATTGTAAATACGCTGTTGAAAAGGGCGCAAGTGACGTGATAGGCATTGATCTTTCCGAGAAAATGTTACAGACTGCTCAAGAAAAAAATGCTGACGAAAAAATTAGTTATCGTTGTATGGCGATGGAAGAAGCACATTTTCCAGCAGCGACCTTTGATGTGGTCATTAGTTCGTTAGCTTTTCATTATATCCAAGATTTTGAATCGATTGTTCGTCGAATTGGAACGTGGTTAAAACCTCAAGGAGTGTTTGTTTTTTCTGTGGAGTACCCTGTTTTCACTTCTCAAGGAACACAAGATTGGTGGTATGATGAAAAGGGAGAGATTCTTCATTTTCCAGTTGATAATTATTATTATGAGGGACCAAGACAAGCAAATATCTTGGGAGAACAGGTGACAAAATATCATCGGACGCTCACAACCTATTTAAACACATTGTTGCAACATGGATTTGAGTTCCAACATATTATTGAACCACAACCACCCAAGGAAATGCGAACTATCGCAGGCATGCAAGATGAAATGCGGCGACCAATGATGTTATTAGTATCTGTGAGGAAAAAATAGCGGTATCAACAAGAAGTGCGAAAATCAGTTCTTGTTGATTTTTTTATTGTGAAAAAATATTCAATTTTTTTATAAAAGACTAGAAATTTAAGCCAAAAGAACCGATAGAATAAAATGAGAGGATCTATTTTAAGTACAAAAAAATAAATGAAAGGATTGTGTGAGATGAAAAAAATCATTTTTAAGGAGACCGATAATTTTTGGATTTTATTTAATGGTACAGAATATGTTGTGGGGTTGACGAAAAAGATGCAACAAGAGCTAGGATCAATTACACAAGTATCCTTACCTCAAGCAGAGCAACGAGTGGCAAGAGGTGAAACATTCCTTGAATTAAAAGCGGAGAAACTAGTCGGTGAATTTGTGAGTCCTTTAACAGGTATTGTATCTTCAGTCAATGAAAAAATCGATTTAGATATTTGTTCCTTGCATGCAGAAGATGAATTAGATGCTTGGATTTTAGCTTTTAAAGACGTGCCCCAAGAAGAATTTATGACCTTATAGGGAAACAGCAGGTTGATGATTGAAATCAACCTGCTGTTTTATGCAATATTTTTAAGTAAACGCAACCCGTTGAGAATGACTAGAATGGTACTGCCTTCGTGTCCGATGACGGCGAGTGGAATGGTTAAAATTTGTAAGAGATTTATAGCAATCAATAGCAAAATAACTGCAATGCTAAAGCAAATATTTTGGATAATCACGTGTTTCATTTTTTGTGATAATTGATGAGTATAGATTAATTTTGACAAATTATTTTCAAGAATAACCACATCGGCAATATCCATCGCCACGTCAGTTCCTTCACCCATCGCAATGCCAATGGTAGCACTAGCTAGAGCAGGAGCATCATTGACGCCATCACCTAACATGGCAGTTTTACCGAATTTTTGTTTCTGTTCATTTAAAAAGCGGACTTTATCTGCTGGCAATAAATTTGCTTGATAGTCGTGGATGCCTATTTCACGTGCAATCGTTTCAGCTGTATGCGGATTATCACCAGTTAGCATCATTGTGTGTACGTGTGCTTCATTGAAATAGTGAATAACCTCTTTGGCATGTGGATTTAATGTATCGCGTAGGGCAATAGCACCGACGAATTGTCGATTGCGTTCAACATAGACCACTGTTTTTCCTTGTTTTTTCCATTCTTGAATCATTGATGGTTCTGTGTAAGAACCCAGTTTTTTGCCAATATAATAATGGATGCCATTGTGCAAACTTTGAATTCCTTTAGCAGTTAGTTCTTCAACAAGCAATGGTTCTTTTGGAGAATCTGGCCAATGGCGAACAATTGCTTGTGCTAATGGATGGGTACTTTTTTCTTCTAAACCAATCACAAAAGGAATAATTTCTTCTTCAGGAATTGTCCAAAAAGTATCCGTCACATTTGGTTTGCCAGTAGTCAAGGTTCCTGTTTTATCAAAGGCAATACTTTTAATTTCTGCTAATGCTTCCAAATATGTGCCCCCTTTGAATAACACACCGTGACGAGCACCATTACTAATCGCACTTAATAATGCCGGCGTGCTACTAGCGACTAAAGCACACGGACTAGCAACGACTAATAAATTGACACCACGATATACACTTTCATTCCAAGCCCAATGCCATCCAAAATGGAAGAATAAAATAGCTAGAGGAACACCCACAAGTATCACCAACACATAACGATTTTCAATTTTTTGGATAAAGGTTTCTGTTTTTGTTTGACTATTTTGGGCTTCTTCGACCAGTTGAATAATTTTTGAAAAGACGGTTTCAGACTGCTCTTTATTTACTTCAATGATTAATTCATTCCCCAAATTGATTGTTCCACCGAACACTTCTGCTCCTTGCTGTTTGAGTTGAGGAATACTTTCGCCATTAACGATCGATTCATCTAATTCAGAAGCACCTTGTAAAATAATGGCATCTGTAGGAATATGTTCTCCTTTAAAAACAGCTAGTCGATCACCAATAGTCACTTGATTGACATCGACCAGTTGATAGTCGCCATTTGCTAAAATCATGCGGGCAACTTTTGGTTGGCGATTGACCAAATGATTAATGGCTCGAGCGCTTTTTTCTGTTGCATATTCCTCCATTAAATGACTCAAGCTAAAAATAAAAATAAGCAGTGCGCCTTCC
This window encodes:
- a CDS encoding FMN-dependent NADH-azoreductase — its product is MKKILVVKANNRPDGVSAKMFDTFVENLDKNNVEITTFDVYAQPMPYIGQTLFDAFGKLAQNDTLNEAEQALMTIRQEVQDKFAAADTIVFAFPMWNLTIPAALHTFIDYIFQAGFTFSYNEDGSMNQLLAEKEIILLNARGGVYSGEMSGMETAVTFMEKVFGGMFGMTITDEVIIEGHNADPSKTAEIIAEGMTRVATVAKKF
- a CDS encoding glycine cleavage system protein H gives rise to the protein MKKIIFKETDNFWILFNGTEYVVGLTKKMQQELGSITQVSLPQAEQRVARGETFLELKAEKLVGEFVSPLTGIVSSVNEKIDLDICSLHAEDELDAWILAFKDVPQEEFMTL
- a CDS encoding heavy metal translocating P-type ATPase, whose protein sequence is MMWTLFSTLACTSSLFIGLILDAMHWEGSWMIYLVGIILGGLEITIEGLQELMKEKQFNVDLLMIIAAVSAGIIGDWREGALLIFIFSLSHLMEEYATEKSARAINHLVNRQPKVARMILANGDYQLVDVNQVTIGDRLAVFKGEHIPTDAIILQGASELDESIVNGESIPQLKQQGAEVFGGTINLGNELIIEVNKEQSETVFSKIIQLVEEAQNSQTKTETFIQKIENRYVLVILVGVPLAILFFHFGWHWAWNESVYRGVNLLVVASPCALVASSTPALLSAISNGARHGVLFKGGTYLEALAEIKSIAFDKTGTLTTGKPNVTDTFWTIPEEEIIPFVIGLEEKSTHPLAQAIVRHWPDSPKEPLLVEELTAKGIQSLHNGIHYYIGKKLGSYTEPSMIQEWKKQGKTVVYVERNRQFVGAIALRDTLNPHAKEVIHYFNEAHVHTMMLTGDNPHTAETIAREIGIHDYQANLLPADKVRFLNEQKQKFGKTAMLGDGVNDAPALASATIGIAMGEGTDVAMDIADVVILENNLSKLIYTHQLSQKMKHVIIQNICFSIAVILLLIAINLLQILTIPLAVIGHEGSTILVILNGLRLLKNIA